The Achromobacter pestifer genome includes a region encoding these proteins:
- a CDS encoding Bug family tripartite tricarboxylate transporter substrate binding protein codes for MHKHARAWAGALALTAGLAAASPALAQDASKWPERPVRLIVGFVPGGGTDVSARILSARLSALLGQQVVVENKPGASGLIAADFVAKADADGYTLLLANMQSTVAAPYVVQSSVDPIKDFTPVRYIGSVPNVLVVNPAKHSYASVQNLVDDARAKPKQLTYASSGMGSPQHLSAARFSQIAGVSMEHVPYKGSGQAMTDLLGGSVDMNFDTLPGAINQIQAGKLRPLAVTSAERSKRLPDVPTLAESGIKGVDIVQWYAVLAPAKLPKPVLDKLDQALSQTLADPEIKAKLADQGMELGGGPANPAAFARYVQDEWSKYGKLTASLGLTKQ; via the coding sequence ATGCACAAGCACGCTCGCGCCTGGGCCGGCGCCCTGGCGTTGACCGCCGGCCTGGCCGCCGCCAGCCCCGCCCTGGCGCAAGACGCATCCAAATGGCCGGAACGGCCGGTACGCCTGATCGTCGGTTTCGTGCCCGGCGGCGGCACCGACGTGTCCGCCCGCATCCTGTCCGCGCGCCTGTCGGCGCTGCTGGGCCAGCAGGTCGTGGTCGAGAACAAGCCCGGCGCTTCCGGCCTGATCGCGGCCGACTTCGTGGCCAAGGCCGATGCGGACGGCTACACCCTCTTGCTCGCCAACATGCAGTCCACCGTCGCCGCGCCCTACGTGGTGCAGTCCAGCGTCGACCCGATCAAGGACTTCACGCCGGTGCGCTACATCGGCTCGGTGCCCAACGTGCTGGTGGTCAATCCAGCCAAGCACAGCTACGCCAGCGTGCAGAACCTGGTGGACGACGCCCGCGCCAAGCCCAAGCAGCTGACCTATGCGTCTTCCGGCATGGGCAGCCCGCAGCACCTGAGCGCCGCGCGCTTCTCGCAGATCGCGGGCGTCAGCATGGAACACGTGCCCTACAAGGGCAGCGGCCAGGCCATGACCGATCTGCTGGGCGGCAGCGTGGACATGAACTTCGATACCTTGCCCGGCGCCATCAACCAGATCCAGGCCGGCAAGCTGCGCCCGCTGGCAGTGACCAGCGCGGAACGCAGCAAACGCCTGCCCGACGTGCCCACCCTGGCCGAGTCCGGCATCAAGGGCGTGGACATCGTGCAGTGGTACGCGGTGCTGGCCCCGGCCAAGCTGCCCAAGCCGGTGCTGGACAAGCTCGACCAGGCCCTGAGCCAGACGCTGGCCGATCCCGAGATCAAGGCCAAGCTGGCCGACCAGGGCATGGAACTGGGTGGCGGCCCGGCCAACCCCGCGGCCTTCGCCCGCTACGTCCAGGACGAATGGAGCAAGTACGGCAAGCTCACCGCCAGCCTGGGCCTGACCAAGCAGTAA
- a CDS encoding GntR family transcriptional regulator — protein sequence MANPEVMDPSVPDLAIHHPTLPAVVAEKLRQLIIDGTFKPGTWLNERDLCDQLKISRTPLREAYRMLASDGLVTLQPKRGAMVIELSADDVENIFDLLSVLEGLAVRSAAERATDAELAQIAQLHAQMRQGYEQRDIRAYFAASMGTHIAINRAAHNPALTHSYDRLNLQVQALRYKSNFDIDEWTAAVADHEAFVQALMRRDGELAESLIRKHVGSKKTYNLRGRAGGAAKA from the coding sequence ATGGCTAACCCTGAAGTTATGGACCCGTCCGTCCCCGATTTGGCCATCCATCACCCGACGCTGCCGGCCGTGGTGGCGGAAAAGCTGCGGCAGCTCATCATCGACGGCACCTTCAAGCCGGGCACCTGGCTGAACGAGCGGGACCTGTGCGACCAGCTCAAGATTTCGCGCACGCCGTTGCGCGAGGCCTACCGCATGCTGGCTTCCGACGGCCTGGTGACCCTGCAGCCCAAGCGCGGCGCGATGGTGATCGAGCTGTCGGCCGACGACGTCGAGAACATCTTCGACCTGCTGTCGGTGCTGGAGGGGTTGGCGGTGCGCAGCGCCGCCGAGCGCGCGACGGACGCGGAACTGGCGCAGATCGCGCAACTGCATGCGCAGATGCGGCAAGGGTATGAGCAGCGCGACATCCGCGCGTATTTCGCGGCCAGCATGGGCACGCATATCGCCATCAACCGGGCGGCCCACAACCCGGCGCTGACGCATTCCTATGACCGCTTGAACCTGCAGGTGCAGGCGCTGCGCTACAAGTCGAACTTCGATATCGACGAATGGACGGCGGCGGTGGCCGACCACGAGGCCTTCGTGCAGGCGCTGATGCGGCGCGACGGCGAGCTTGCGGAGTCGCTGATCCGCAAGCATGTGGGCAGCAAGAAGACCTACAACCTGCGCGGCCGCGCGGGCGGCGCGGCCAAGGCCTGA
- a CDS encoding MFS transporter: MSIAHPPVPFRRAGQKYAFVVVAVIFLSLLVSAGLRSSPSVLLVPLEEAFGWSRSTISMAAAVGIFLYGMVGPFAAAAMERFGLRRVLIGALILMAASSAASAFMTQSWHLLLTWGVFSGLGSGAVAVVLGATVVNRWFTQHRGVMMGLLTASSATGTLVFLPVLAALASSGDWTRVVWTVAAAAAALVPLAWWLVPDRPSSVGLVPFGSDPHAPPAPAAPRTGMLAATFGALARASRTRTFWFLFATFFVCGFTTNGLVGTHLIALCGDHGMPEVQAAGLLALMGIFDLIGTTASGWLTDRYDPRKLLFVYYGLRGLSLIYLPYSDFSFYSLSIFAIFFGLDWIATVPPTLRLTTEAFGERDAPIVFGWIVAGHQLGAASAAWMAGAVREAQGSYLMAFVISGMTGLIAAVIALMIGRKRVVAQPA, from the coding sequence ATGAGTATAGCCCACCCTCCCGTCCCTTTCCGGCGCGCCGGCCAAAAGTACGCATTCGTCGTCGTCGCGGTGATTTTCCTGTCCCTGCTGGTATCCGCCGGCCTGCGCTCCTCGCCCAGCGTGCTGCTGGTGCCCCTGGAAGAAGCCTTTGGCTGGAGCCGCAGCACCATCTCGATGGCCGCGGCGGTCGGCATTTTCCTGTATGGCATGGTCGGACCATTCGCCGCCGCCGCGATGGAGCGCTTCGGCTTACGGCGGGTGCTGATCGGGGCGCTGATCCTGATGGCGGCGTCCAGCGCGGCCAGCGCCTTCATGACCCAGTCCTGGCACCTGCTGCTGACCTGGGGGGTGTTCTCGGGCCTGGGATCCGGCGCGGTCGCCGTGGTGCTGGGCGCCACCGTCGTCAACCGCTGGTTCACCCAGCACCGCGGCGTGATGATGGGCCTGTTGACCGCCAGTTCCGCCACCGGCACGCTGGTGTTCCTGCCGGTGCTGGCGGCGCTGGCCTCGTCGGGCGACTGGACCCGGGTGGTCTGGACTGTGGCGGCCGCGGCGGCGGCGCTGGTGCCGCTGGCCTGGTGGCTGGTGCCGGACCGCCCATCGAGCGTGGGCCTGGTTCCTTTCGGCAGCGATCCGCATGCGCCGCCCGCGCCCGCCGCGCCGCGCACCGGCATGCTGGCGGCCACCTTCGGCGCGCTGGCGCGGGCCTCGCGCACCCGCACCTTCTGGTTCCTGTTCGCCACCTTCTTCGTGTGCGGCTTCACCACCAACGGCCTGGTCGGCACGCACCTGATCGCGCTTTGCGGCGACCATGGCATGCCCGAGGTGCAGGCCGCGGGCCTCCTGGCGCTGATGGGCATCTTCGACCTGATCGGCACCACGGCGTCCGGCTGGCTCACCGACCGCTACGATCCCCGCAAGCTGCTGTTCGTCTACTACGGCCTGCGCGGGCTGTCGCTGATCTACCTGCCCTATTCCGACTTCTCGTTCTACAGCCTGTCGATCTTCGCCATCTTCTTCGGCCTGGACTGGATCGCCACGGTGCCGCCCACGCTGCGCCTGACGACCGAAGCCTTCGGCGAGCGCGACGCTCCCATCGTGTTCGGCTGGATCGTCGCCGGCCACCAGCTGGGCGCGGCCAGCGCCGCCTGGATGGCGGGCGCCGTGCGCGAAGCGCAGGGCAGCTACCTGATGGCTTTCGTTATCTCCGGCATGACGGGCCTCATCGCCGCCGTCATCGCGCTGATGATAGGCAGGAAGCGCGTGGTGGCGCAGCCGGCCTGA
- a CDS encoding TetR/AcrR family transcriptional regulator produces the protein MASKTSSADRPASKPPLAAERIRKTAREMFYRDGIRAVGVDAIVSGAGVTKPSLYRSFSSKDELAAAYLRDYDAEFWARFDAACAAHPGDPRAQVLDYLSGLGARAVQNGYRGCGLTNAAVEYPEAGHPARAVAVEHKAELRRRLAAMAAEMGAADPEALGDGLLLLFEGAFVSSQLFGAGGPAGRVAQMADKLIQAHLAQS, from the coding sequence ATGGCCAGCAAGACCTCTAGCGCCGACCGGCCCGCATCCAAGCCGCCGCTGGCGGCCGAGCGCATCCGCAAGACCGCGCGGGAAATGTTCTACCGGGACGGCATCCGGGCGGTGGGCGTGGACGCCATCGTCAGCGGGGCGGGGGTGACCAAACCCAGCCTGTACCGCAGCTTTTCGTCCAAGGACGAACTGGCGGCGGCCTATCTGCGCGACTACGACGCCGAATTCTGGGCGCGTTTCGATGCCGCGTGCGCGGCGCATCCCGGCGACCCTCGCGCCCAAGTCCTCGACTACCTGTCCGGCCTGGGCGCACGCGCGGTGCAAAACGGATACCGGGGCTGCGGCCTGACCAATGCGGCGGTGGAGTATCCCGAAGCCGGGCATCCCGCCCGCGCCGTGGCGGTGGAACACAAGGCGGAGCTGCGCCGGCGTCTTGCCGCCATGGCCGCGGAAATGGGGGCGGCCGACCCCGAGGCGCTGGGCGACGGGCTGTTGCTGCTGTTCGAAGGCGCCTTCGTCTCCAGCCAGCTTTTCGGCGCAGGCGGCCCCGCCGGCCGGGTCGCGCAGATGGCCGACAAGCTGATCCAGGCGCATCTCGCGCAGTCCTGA
- a CDS encoding XRE family transcriptional regulator — protein sequence MSDTALKNARMSDELERTLIHDAIIAESLSGHTSGTRWLRLKVRLAAFGGAVGEVLHDMDAGRRQHPVVSAYH from the coding sequence ATGAGCGATACCGCGCTGAAGAATGCCCGCATGTCGGATGAGCTGGAACGTACCCTGATTCATGACGCGATCATCGCGGAAAGCCTGTCCGGCCATACTTCCGGCACGCGCTGGCTGCGCCTGAAAGTGCGCCTGGCCGCCTTCGGCGGCGCCGTGGGCGAGGTATTGCACGACATGGACGCCGGCCGCCGCCAGCACCCCGTGGTCTCCGCCTACCACTGA
- a CDS encoding Nramp family divalent metal transporter yields the protein MGQFIYAISGGRTALAQDVQVSAGLRRIAGPGILVAVGYIDPGNWATDIAGGSGFGYGLLLVVFSSALLALGFQILVSRLALATGQDLATLTARHLSPRLAKTAWLAGEAAILATALAELIGGAIALRLLFGLPLIAGVAVTGVGTFAVLALTRGNADKHERFIALLLSVVAMSFVFLLFKSNPAWTEVAHGVTQTGRALRDPQGFLIALGILGATLMPHNLYLHSGSLAQRAQQLPPAARDLAMRVARNDTIVSLGLAMLINAAIMIVAAASLSGSGIIVSSLDDAHAVIGQTLGVGAAIVFAVALYAAGQSSTITGVLAGRILSHGFQVGSGWSDRRRALATRLVAGAAAAGLLAYTGGQDPDGLLVLSQVILSLALPFALGPLVLLACRKSLMGKYVLRGAWAWAAVAATVGILLLDGYLVADMLV from the coding sequence ATGGGCCAATTCATCTACGCGATATCCGGCGGCAGGACGGCGCTGGCGCAGGACGTCCAGGTATCGGCCGGCCTGCGCCGCATCGCCGGTCCCGGCATCCTGGTGGCCGTGGGCTACATCGATCCGGGCAACTGGGCCACCGACATCGCCGGCGGCAGCGGCTTCGGCTATGGGCTGCTGCTGGTCGTCTTCAGCTCGGCCCTGCTGGCGTTGGGCTTTCAGATCCTGGTGTCGCGCCTGGCGCTGGCCACCGGCCAGGACCTGGCCACGCTGACGGCCCGCCACCTGTCACCGCGCCTGGCCAAGACGGCCTGGCTGGCCGGCGAGGCGGCGATCCTGGCCACCGCCCTGGCCGAACTCATCGGCGGCGCAATCGCGCTGCGCCTGCTCTTCGGGCTGCCGCTGATCGCGGGCGTCGCGGTGACCGGCGTCGGCACCTTCGCCGTGCTGGCGCTCACGCGCGGCAACGCCGACAAGCACGAGCGCTTCATCGCCCTGCTGCTGTCGGTGGTCGCCATGTCCTTCGTGTTCCTGCTGTTCAAGTCCAATCCGGCGTGGACGGAAGTGGCGCACGGCGTCACCCAGACCGGGCGCGCGTTGCGCGACCCGCAGGGTTTCCTGATCGCGCTGGGAATACTCGGCGCCACCCTGATGCCGCACAACCTGTACCTGCATTCCGGCTCGCTGGCGCAGCGCGCGCAGCAATTGCCGCCGGCCGCCCGCGACCTGGCCATGCGCGTGGCGCGCAACGACACCATCGTGTCGCTGGGCCTGGCCATGCTGATCAACGCCGCCATCATGATCGTCGCCGCCGCTTCGCTGTCGGGCTCGGGCATCATCGTTTCCAGCCTGGACGACGCGCATGCCGTGATCGGCCAGACCCTGGGCGTCGGCGCGGCCATCGTGTTCGCGGTGGCGCTGTATGCCGCGGGGCAAAGCTCCACCATCACTGGCGTGCTGGCCGGACGCATCCTGTCCCATGGATTCCAGGTCGGCAGCGGCTGGTCCGACCGCCGCCGCGCGCTGGCGACGCGGCTGGTGGCGGGCGCGGCGGCCGCCGGCCTGCTGGCCTACACCGGCGGCCAGGATCCGGACGGACTGCTGGTGCTGAGCCAGGTCATCCTGAGCCTGGCCCTGCCCTTCGCGCTGGGACCGCTGGTGCTGCTGGCCTGCCGCAAGAGCTTGATGGGCAAGTACGTCCTGCGCGGCGCCTGGGCCTGGGCCGCGGTTGCGGCCACGGTCGGCATCCTGCTGCTGGACGGCTATCTGGTGGCGGACATGCTGGTCTGA
- a CDS encoding OsmC family protein: protein MKKTASAHWSGDLKTGKGTISTQSGALKEQAYGFNTRFGDTPGTNPEELLGAAHAGCFTMALSNILAEAGMVAQSLNTKAEVTLDKVDDGFSITAVHLTVEAVIPGASAQAFEDAARKAEKGCPVSKVLNAKISMDAKLKS, encoded by the coding sequence ATGAAGAAAACCGCAAGCGCCCACTGGTCGGGCGATCTGAAGACCGGCAAGGGCACGATCTCCACGCAGAGCGGCGCGCTCAAGGAACAGGCCTACGGCTTTAACACCCGTTTCGGCGATACCCCCGGCACCAATCCCGAGGAATTGCTGGGCGCGGCGCACGCCGGCTGCTTCACCATGGCCCTGTCCAACATCCTGGCCGAAGCGGGCATGGTCGCGCAAAGCCTGAACACCAAGGCCGAGGTCACGCTGGACAAGGTGGATGACGGCTTTTCCATCACCGCCGTCCACCTGACCGTGGAAGCCGTCATCCCCGGCGCCAGCGCCCAGGCCTTCGAAGATGCCGCCCGCAAGGCGGAAAAGGGATGCCCGGTGTCCAAGGTGCTGAACGCCAAGATCTCCATGGACGCCAAGCTCAAGTCCTGA
- a CDS encoding ABC transporter substrate-binding protein: MSFKLVRYACAVALAVPAWSVQAEIVIGVDVSTTGPAAAIGIQTNNAIRLWPATLGGEPARYVVLDDGTDVSRAVKNMRKLTSEDKVDAIVGPNTTAAALAGLDVLAETGTPMIALAASSVIVEPLSDPKRAWAFKMPQNDSLMATALVADMKKKGLKNVAFIGFADSYGDSWWKEFTAAAGTDLKIVAQERFQRTDASVVGQVLKVIAAKPDAVLIAGAGTPSALPQKTLLERGYTGAIYQTHGIGTLEFLQVGGADVEGTLFPTGPGVVARELPDDNPVKKVAVAFADKYEARYGANTLTQFAGDAYGAWMLLDSAVARALKTGAKPGTPEFRAALRDALENTRDLVVPNGVLNITKDNHQGFDERARVMGIVRNGRFSYAE, from the coding sequence ATGTCTTTCAAACTCGTCCGCTACGCCTGCGCCGTCGCGCTGGCCGTCCCCGCTTGGTCCGTCCAGGCTGAAATCGTCATCGGCGTGGATGTGTCCACCACCGGTCCGGCCGCCGCCATCGGCATCCAGACCAATAACGCGATCCGCCTGTGGCCGGCCACGCTGGGCGGCGAGCCGGCGCGCTACGTGGTGCTGGACGACGGCACCGACGTCAGCCGCGCGGTGAAGAATATGCGCAAGCTGACCTCGGAAGACAAGGTCGACGCCATCGTCGGCCCCAACACCACGGCCGCCGCGCTGGCCGGCCTGGACGTGTTGGCCGAAACCGGCACGCCCATGATCGCGCTGGCCGCCTCCAGCGTCATCGTCGAGCCGCTGTCGGATCCGAAGCGCGCCTGGGCCTTCAAGATGCCGCAGAACGATTCACTCATGGCCACCGCCCTGGTGGCGGACATGAAGAAGAAGGGCCTGAAGAACGTGGCCTTCATCGGCTTCGCGGATTCCTACGGCGACAGCTGGTGGAAGGAGTTCACGGCGGCTGCCGGGACCGATCTGAAGATCGTGGCGCAGGAACGCTTCCAGCGCACCGACGCCTCGGTGGTCGGGCAGGTGCTGAAGGTCATCGCCGCCAAGCCGGACGCCGTGCTCATCGCCGGCGCTGGGACGCCTTCCGCCCTGCCGCAGAAGACGCTGCTGGAACGCGGTTACACCGGCGCCATCTACCAGACGCACGGCATCGGCACGCTGGAATTCCTGCAGGTCGGCGGCGCGGACGTGGAAGGCACCTTGTTCCCCACCGGCCCCGGCGTGGTGGCGCGCGAGCTGCCCGACGACAACCCGGTCAAGAAGGTGGCGGTGGCCTTCGCCGACAAGTACGAAGCGCGCTACGGCGCCAACACGCTGACCCAGTTCGCGGGCGACGCCTATGGCGCCTGGATGCTGCTGGACTCGGCGGTGGCGCGGGCGCTGAAAACCGGTGCCAAACCCGGTACCCCGGAATTCCGCGCGGCCCTGCGCGACGCGCTGGAAAACACGCGCGACCTGGTCGTGCCCAATGGCGTGCTGAACATCACCAAGGACAACCACCAGGGGTTCGACGAGCGCGCGCGCGTCATGGGCATCGTCAGGAACGGCCGTTTTTCCTATGCGGAATAA
- the ehuB gene encoding ectoine/hydroxyectoine ABC transporter substrate-binding protein EhuB: MSLIRSRRLLAALSLGVLAACSDSGSDQAAPAASAPAAASTLEAAKAAGKIRIGYANEAPFAYMDSKESKVTGESVEIARVVLKRMGINDVEGVLTEFGSLIPGLQAKRFDIIAAGMYVTPERCQQVAFSDPTYGVGQSFLVRQGNPKNLHSYEDVVKNPDAKLGVVVGAIEAEYASKIKVPPAQVVVFPDAVSALSGVQAGRADAYAATALTVNDLMGKTSAASGLEKADPFKDPVIDGKDVRGYGAYAFRSDDKAFADAFNAELAKFIGTEEHQKLVAPFGFTAQELPKGVTAAKLCAGQ, from the coding sequence ATGAGCCTGATCCGATCCAGACGTTTGCTGGCCGCCTTGAGCCTGGGGGTGCTGGCGGCGTGTTCCGACTCGGGATCGGACCAGGCTGCGCCGGCCGCGAGCGCGCCCGCCGCGGCGTCCACCCTGGAAGCCGCCAAGGCCGCCGGCAAGATACGCATCGGCTACGCCAACGAAGCGCCGTTCGCCTACATGGACAGCAAGGAGTCCAAGGTCACGGGCGAATCCGTGGAGATCGCCCGGGTGGTGCTCAAGCGCATGGGCATCAACGACGTGGAGGGCGTCCTGACCGAGTTCGGCTCCCTCATTCCGGGCCTGCAGGCCAAGCGTTTCGACATCATCGCGGCGGGCATGTACGTCACGCCCGAACGCTGCCAGCAGGTGGCGTTCTCGGACCCCACTTATGGCGTGGGCCAGTCCTTCCTGGTCAGGCAGGGCAATCCCAAGAACCTGCACAGCTACGAAGACGTGGTGAAGAATCCCGACGCCAAACTGGGCGTGGTGGTGGGCGCGATCGAAGCGGAATACGCCTCCAAGATCAAGGTGCCGCCCGCCCAGGTGGTGGTGTTCCCGGACGCGGTCAGCGCGCTGTCCGGCGTGCAGGCAGGGCGCGCCGACGCCTACGCCGCCACGGCGCTCACGGTCAACGACCTGATGGGCAAGACCAGCGCCGCCAGCGGCCTGGAGAAAGCCGATCCGTTCAAGGACCCCGTCATCGACGGCAAGGACGTGCGCGGCTACGGCGCCTACGCCTTCCGCAGCGACGACAAGGCCTTTGCCGATGCCTTCAACGCCGAACTGGCCAAGTTCATCGGCACGGAAGAGCACCAGAAACTCGTGGCGCCTTTCGGCTTCACCGCGCAGGAACTGCCCAAGGGGGTCACGGCCGCCAAGCTGTGCGCCGGCCAGTAA
- the ehuC gene encoding ectoine/hydroxyectoine ABC transporter permease subunit EhuC, producing MRLISEHFAELAPPLLQGLAVTLEIMAGAVVLAVPLALAAGIGRLSSLRPLRWISAVYVEVFRGTSALVQLFWFYFVLPLFGVQLPAMLVGIVVLALNAGAYGAEVVRGAIRAVPPGQREAGIALNLTRGQIMRRIVVPQAVPAMLPPAGNLLIELLKNTALVSLVTITDLTFRGQLLRSETLRTTEIFTLMLLMYFAAALLITAGVRLLERKVRLR from the coding sequence ATGCGGTTGATATCCGAGCATTTCGCCGAACTGGCGCCGCCGCTCTTGCAGGGGTTGGCGGTGACCCTGGAGATCATGGCCGGCGCGGTGGTGCTGGCCGTTCCGCTGGCGCTGGCCGCGGGCATCGGGCGCCTGTCGTCTTTGCGCCCGCTGCGCTGGATCTCGGCGGTCTACGTCGAAGTATTCCGCGGCACCTCGGCCCTGGTGCAGCTCTTCTGGTTCTACTTCGTGCTGCCGCTGTTCGGCGTGCAACTGCCGGCCATGCTGGTGGGCATCGTGGTGCTGGCGCTGAATGCCGGGGCCTACGGCGCGGAAGTGGTGCGCGGCGCGATCCGCGCGGTGCCGCCGGGCCAGCGCGAAGCCGGCATCGCGCTGAACCTGACGCGCGGCCAGATCATGCGCCGCATCGTGGTGCCGCAAGCCGTGCCGGCCATGCTGCCGCCGGCCGGCAACCTGCTGATCGAGCTGTTGAAGAACACCGCGCTGGTGTCCCTCGTCACCATCACCGACCTGACCTTCCGCGGCCAGCTGCTGCGCAGCGAGACCCTGCGCACCACCGAGATCTTCACCCTGATGCTGCTGATGTACTTCGCCGCGGCCCTGCTGATCACGGCCGGCGTGCGCCTGTTGGAACGCAAGGTGCGCCTGCGATGA